In Arctopsyche grandis isolate Sample6627 chromosome 13, ASM5162203v2, whole genome shotgun sequence, one DNA window encodes the following:
- the Bmcp gene encoding uncoupling protein Bmcp mitochondrial: MSGDWRPFLYGGVASITAEFGTFPIDTTKTRLQIQGQALDSRHVKLKYSGMTDAFVQISRQEGVIALYSGIWPAVLRQATYGTIKFGTYYTLKKILANHTNAGAKESVWVNVGCAVFAGAFSSAIANPTDVLKVRMQIHGKGSDKSLAKCFQEIYRNEGIRGLWRGVGPTAQRAAVIAAVELPVYDLCKQRLMGLLGDSVTNHFTSSFIASLGSAIASTPIDVIRTRLMNQRKLKIISSISPGELVYKGTLDCATQTIRNEGFAALYKGFIPAWLRMGPWNIIFFISYEQLKKFY, from the exons ATGTCCGGCGACTGGCGACCCTTCCTTTATGGCGGGGTGGCTTCCATCACGGCCGAGTTTG GTACCTTTCCGATAGACACGACCAAAACAAGACTACAAATACAAGGCCAGGCATTGGATTCAAGACATGTGAAACTTAAGTACAGCGGAATGACCGATGCCTTCGTTCAAATATCCCGGCAAGAGGGTGTCATAGCTCTATATTCAGG AATATGGCCTGCTGTTCTTCGCCAAGCCACGTACGGAACTATAAAATTCGGAACATATTATACTCTGAAGAAAATTCTGGCCAATCATACCAATGCAGGTGCTAAAGAGTCGGTGTGGGTAAATGTAGGGTGTGCCGTGTTTGCAGGTGCATTTTCTAGTGCAATTGCTAATCCGACTGATGTGTTAAAAGTTCGCATGCag ATTCATGGCAAGGGATCTGATAAAAGTTTAGCCAAGTGTTTTCAAGAAATTTATCGGAATGAAGGCATTCGTGGCTTATGGAGA GGAGTGGGTCCGACAGCTCAACGAGCTGCTGTGATTGCAGCTGTAGAACTTCCTGTTTACGATCTCTGCAAACAAAGATTAATGGGTTTGTTGGGAGATAGCGTCACAAACCATTTTACGTCTAGTTTTATCGCCAGCTTAGGTAGTGCGATTGCTTCTACTCCAATTGATGTGATTAGG ACGAGACTGATGAATCAAcgcaaattgaaaattattagcAGTATATCTCCCGGTGAATTGGTCTACAAAGGAACACTGGATTGTGCTACTCAG ACAATTCGCAATGAAGGCTTTGCCGCGTTGTACAAAGGATTTATACCCGCATGGCTACGCATGGGtccatggaatataatatttttcatatcctATGAacagttaaaaaaattttattga